Proteins from a genomic interval of Undibacterium parvum:
- a CDS encoding response regulator, giving the protein MRILLVEDHLELSRWLAKALEDAHLTVECAMNGADADALLHTQEYALVILDLTLPKMDGLDVLKRLRARGSKTPVLILTARGGLNEKVQGLNLGADDYLAKPFELAELEARVKALLRRSQGNEAVTLVCGELSFDTVARQFFYSENLMSLTPREHAVLEALITRRGQAVSKEKLFNEVFALDDDANLDAIEIYIHRLRKKLEQVSSGAVAITTLRGIGYLLEAR; this is encoded by the coding sequence ATGCGTATTTTATTGGTGGAAGACCATCTGGAACTATCGCGCTGGCTGGCGAAGGCCTTGGAAGACGCCCATCTGACGGTGGAATGTGCGATGAATGGCGCCGATGCCGATGCCTTATTGCACACTCAGGAATACGCGCTGGTGATACTCGATCTGACCCTGCCAAAAATGGATGGTCTGGATGTGCTCAAGCGTCTGCGGGCGCGTGGCAGCAAGACACCGGTCTTGATTTTAACCGCGCGCGGTGGCCTCAATGAAAAAGTTCAGGGCCTCAATTTAGGGGCCGACGACTATCTGGCCAAACCGTTTGAACTGGCCGAATTGGAAGCGCGCGTCAAGGCCCTGCTACGCCGTTCGCAAGGTAACGAGGCAGTTACTCTGGTCTGCGGCGAGCTTAGTTTTGATACGGTAGCGCGCCAATTTTTCTACTCTGAAAATCTGATGTCGCTGACACCGCGCGAGCATGCGGTGCTGGAAGCCCTGATCACGCGGCGCGGTCAGGCGGTCTCCAAAGAAAAACTCTTTAATGAAGTGTTTGCACTGGATGACGATGCCAATCTGGATGCCATAGAAATCTACATCCATCGCTTGCGCAAGAAGTTAGAACAAGTCAGTTCCGGCGCGGTGGCGATCACCACCTTACGCGGTATCGGTTATTTGCTGGAAGCCCGATGA
- a CDS encoding DUF2147 domain-containing protein: MSRKNLLASALLCASLVSLFAISTAQAATTAEGKTRAQVLEELKQAQADGSYYCNDSDRQWECNAIAARQQLALQKAPQLGHWLSQSGLLEIEIAACGQSLCGTVIKELGQNTSSTSALGLQVLSGIKPVSSQQWQGRIYNRGNGLTYECLMSLASPTELHILAYQDTPANGKEQIWNRVD; encoded by the coding sequence ATGTCTAGAAAAAATTTGTTAGCGAGCGCGCTGTTGTGCGCCTCACTAGTCTCACTCTTCGCAATCAGCACAGCGCAAGCCGCGACTACAGCCGAGGGCAAAACCCGCGCACAAGTATTAGAAGAATTGAAGCAGGCACAGGCCGATGGCAGCTACTACTGCAACGACAGCGATCGCCAATGGGAATGCAATGCCATCGCTGCGCGGCAACAACTGGCATTGCAGAAAGCACCGCAACTGGGGCACTGGTTGAGCCAGAGCGGCCTATTGGAAATCGAGATCGCCGCCTGCGGCCAGAGCTTATGCGGCACCGTCATCAAAGAGCTGGGGCAAAACACCAGCAGTACCTCGGCCTTGGGTTTACAAGTTTTATCCGGTATTAAGCCAGTCTCATCCCAACAGTGGCAAGGTCGCATTTACAACCGCGGCAATGGCCTCACATACGAATGTCTGATGAGCCTGGCCAGCCCCACAGAATTACACATACTTGCCTACCAGGATACCCCGGCCAACGGCAAAGAACAGATCTGGAACCGAGTCGACTAA
- a CDS encoding response regulator: protein METLDHLLVVDDDLDIRELLSIYLQKNGYKVSSAANGKQMRAALALGGIDLIVLDLMLPQEDGLSLCRELRAGEHSHIPILMLTALAEETDRIVGLEMGADDYLSKPFASRELLARVRAVLRRTRMLPPNLRTTKTPPLLAFGDWRLDTQARHLLDRDGTLVSLSGAEYRLLQVLLEHPQRVLSRDQLLNLTQGRDADLFERSIDLLISRLRVHLQDDAREPRYIKTMRNEGYVLACAVTASHPDHAGDTLC from the coding sequence ATGGAAACTCTAGATCACTTACTGGTCGTCGATGACGATCTCGATATACGCGAGCTGTTGAGCATTTATCTGCAAAAAAATGGCTATAAAGTGAGCAGTGCTGCCAATGGCAAACAAATGCGGGCCGCATTGGCACTCGGTGGTATCGATTTGATCGTGCTTGATCTGATGTTGCCGCAAGAAGACGGCCTGAGCCTGTGTCGCGAGTTGCGCGCAGGCGAGCACAGTCATATCCCGATTTTGATGCTGACCGCGTTGGCCGAAGAAACCGATAGAATCGTCGGGCTAGAAATGGGCGCGGATGATTATCTGAGCAAGCCGTTTGCCTCGCGCGAGCTGTTGGCAAGAGTGCGTGCGGTATTGCGCCGCACCCGCATGTTGCCACCGAATCTGCGCACCACCAAGACGCCGCCCCTGCTGGCGTTCGGCGATTGGCGGCTCGATACCCAGGCGCGCCATCTGCTCGACAGAGACGGCACCTTGGTGAGTTTAAGCGGTGCCGAATATCGCTTGCTGCAAGTCTTACTCGAGCATCCGCAAAGAGTGTTGAGCCGCGATCAGCTACTTAATCTCACCCAAGGCCGCGATGCCGATTTGTTTGAGCGCTCCATCGATTTGCTGATCAGCCGTTTGCGCGTACATTTGCAAGACGACGCGCGCGAGCCGCGCTACATCAAGACCATGCGCAACGAAGGTTATGTGTTGGCCTGTGCAGTCACCGCCAGCCACCCGGATCACGCTGGGGATACCCTATGTTGA
- a CDS encoding ATP-binding protein translates to MLTRLRQLAPYLWPRSLFGRLSLILLFGLCVAHVLSFGMIVYEREQASKASMIYYLGHDVAGSIAMLERLPPIEREAWLTKLDRNNYRYFLRAAGPASVHLPEKSADSALAHEVIHSVSIALGKEYTVTPSFYLDAEARRHMDLHLQLSDGTPVSIEMVSRGMTYSVWLPVILMSQLLILIAFSWLAVRLATRPLAQLAAAADNLSPDKPGDLFPTDGPLEVAKAGIAFNAMQQRISAYLSERIQILAAVTHDLQTPITRMRLRVDMLDDEAHRDKLLRDLLAMQSLVEQGIAYARAHNRSQRQDEKICSINLDALLRSLVSDYQDAGHSIAVTGQLGRPIRSAPLALKRILSNLLDNALKFGTQVEIGLQGLAADQISITVMDRGPGIPVAELNAVLQPYYRVENSRNRDTGGSGLGLAIAQQLSLTLGGSLHLSNRDGGGLLAELRLPNRDA, encoded by the coding sequence ATGTTGACGCGCCTGAGGCAGCTTGCGCCTTATCTGTGGCCACGCTCGCTGTTTGGCCGTCTCAGTCTGATCTTACTATTCGGTTTGTGTGTGGCCCACGTGCTGAGTTTTGGCATGATAGTCTACGAACGCGAACAGGCTAGCAAAGCCAGCATGATCTATTACTTGGGCCATGATGTGGCAGGCTCCATCGCAATGCTGGAGCGTTTGCCGCCGATAGAGCGAGAGGCCTGGCTGACTAAGTTAGATAGAAATAACTACCGCTACTTTTTACGCGCAGCTGGCCCTGCATCTGTCCATCTGCCAGAAAAATCGGCCGACAGCGCGCTGGCACATGAGGTGATCCATTCGGTCAGTATCGCCTTAGGGAAAGAATATACGGTCACGCCTAGTTTTTATCTGGATGCCGAAGCCCGCAGACACATGGATCTGCATTTACAGCTCAGCGACGGCACCCCGGTTAGTATAGAAATGGTGTCACGTGGCATGACTTATTCTGTATGGCTACCCGTCATTCTCATGAGCCAATTACTGATACTGATCGCTTTTAGCTGGCTGGCAGTGCGGCTGGCGACGCGTCCGCTGGCACAACTGGCGGCCGCTGCCGATAATTTATCGCCCGATAAACCCGGCGACTTGTTTCCTACTGACGGTCCGCTGGAAGTAGCCAAGGCCGGGATCGCCTTCAACGCCATGCAGCAGCGCATCTCTGCCTATTTGAGCGAACGCATACAGATTTTGGCAGCGGTTACGCATGATTTGCAAACGCCGATCACGCGTATGCGCCTGAGGGTGGACATGCTTGATGACGAAGCGCATAGAGATAAACTGCTACGCGATTTACTCGCTATGCAAAGCCTGGTGGAGCAAGGCATCGCCTATGCCCGTGCGCATAATCGTAGCCAGCGGCAAGATGAAAAAATTTGCAGCATCAATCTCGATGCCTTGCTGCGTAGTCTGGTGTCGGACTATCAGGATGCCGGTCACAGCATCGCAGTGACCGGCCAATTGGGCAGACCTATACGCAGTGCGCCGCTGGCGCTGAAGCGCATACTAAGCAATCTTTTGGATAATGCTTTAAAGTTCGGCACGCAGGTTGAAATAGGCTTGCAAGGGCTTGCGGCAGATCAGATTTCTATCACTGTCATGGATAGGGGGCCTGGCATTCCCGTAGCTGAACTAAACGCGGTATTGCAGCCGTATTATCGGGTAGAGAATTCACGCAATCGTGACACGGGCGGTAGCGGTTTAGGTCTGGCGATTGCACAGCAATTGAGTCTGACTCTGGGCGGCTCTCTGCATTTAAGTAATCGTGATGGCGGTGGTTTGCTGGCGGAGTTACGCTTGCCGAATCGAGACGCTTAA
- a CDS encoding GNAT family N-acetyltransferase, producing the protein MRELVWVNDASKVDWKALSALYKIALGEKSAENLAIVFANSKFKHFIYDGERLIGAGRALADGVDCAYLCDIAILPEYQGQALGKAMVNKLLADAAGHKKVILYANPGKEAFYKKLGFCKMNTAMAIFSNQELALASGLLSAD; encoded by the coding sequence ATGCGCGAATTAGTGTGGGTGAACGATGCCAGTAAAGTCGATTGGAAGGCGCTTTCCGCCTTGTATAAAATTGCCTTGGGTGAAAAATCGGCAGAGAATCTGGCGATCGTGTTTGCCAATAGTAAGTTCAAACACTTCATTTACGATGGCGAGCGCCTGATCGGTGCCGGCCGTGCTCTGGCTGATGGCGTCGATTGCGCGTATTTGTGCGACATCGCTATCTTGCCCGAGTATCAGGGGCAGGCGCTCGGCAAGGCCATGGTGAATAAATTGTTGGCCGATGCCGCCGGACATAAAAAAGTGATCTTGTACGCCAATCCCGGTAAAGAGGCATTTTACAAAAAACTGGGTTTTTGCAAAATGAATACCGCCATGGCGATCTTCAGCAATCAAGAACTGGCCTTGGCGTCTGGCTTACTCAGCGCTGATTAA